In a genomic window of Candidatus Thiothrix sulfatifontis:
- a CDS encoding Uma2 family endonuclease, with translation MGYALLQDNYLTPEEYLEGEQFAIEKSEYVRGEVYAMAGASDRHVKVSGNAYALIKMHLRGSGCSTYIADMKVRIAADDTFFYPDVMVTCEPSDQLAERDYAKHHPKLIIEVLSPSTEDKDRGSKFISYRKLASLQEYLLIDPRKYYVELFRRQNEDEWVLMTRSGAEATLTLNSIGLTCCLADFYDDVRFD, from the coding sequence ATGGGTTACGCACTACTGCAAGACAATTACCTCACGCCTGAAGAATATTTGGAAGGTGAGCAATTTGCCATTGAGAAATCAGAATACGTTCGCGGCGAAGTTTACGCGATGGCGGGGGCTTCTGACCGGCATGTTAAAGTCAGCGGCAACGCTTACGCACTAATCAAAATGCACCTGCGCGGCTCTGGGTGCAGCACGTATATTGCGGATATGAAGGTACGCATTGCGGCAGATGATACCTTTTTCTACCCGGATGTGATGGTAACGTGCGAGCCTTCCGATCAGTTGGCGGAACGGGATTATGCCAAACATCACCCCAAGCTGATTATCGAGGTGCTTTCTCCTTCAACCGAGGACAAAGACCGGGGCAGTAAATTCATCAGCTACCGCAAACTGGCGAGTTTGCAGGAATATTTGCTGATTGATCCGCGCAAATATTATGTGGAACTGTTCCGCCGCCAGAATGAGGATGAATGGGTACTCATGACGCGCAGCGGGGCGGAAGCAACCTTGACCTTGAATAGCATTGGGTTGACGTGTTGTTTGGCGGATTTTTATGATGACGTGCGGTTTGACTAA
- a CDS encoding BrnA antitoxin family protein: MRIDADILAWLQSSGAGYQTRLNQLLREAMQQAA, translated from the coding sequence GTGCGGATTGATGCAGACATTCTGGCATGGTTACAATCCAGCGGCGCAGGCTACCAAACGCGGCTAAACCAACTGCTCCGCGAGGCGATGCAGCAGGCAGCTTAG
- a CDS encoding BrnT family toxin translates to MDFEWDDAKNHKNIRKHKISFETAAFAFVDPKHVSIQDRIVDGEERWQTIGMVQGRLLLLVAHTLWDADNGSTVVRIISARRAEPKERKRYEQANQNC, encoded by the coding sequence ATGGATTTTGAGTGGGATGATGCTAAAAACCATAAAAACATCCGTAAGCATAAAATTAGTTTCGAGACGGCTGCCTTTGCGTTTGTTGATCCTAAGCATGTTTCTATACAAGATCGCATTGTAGACGGGGAAGAGCGTTGGCAGACTATTGGCATGGTACAAGGGCGGCTGTTATTGCTAGTTGCTCATACCCTGTGGGATGCAGACAATGGCTCAACCGTTGTGCGCATCATTTCAGCGAGAAGGGCAGAACCTAAAGAAAGGAAACGTTATGAACAAGCAAACCAAAACTGTTAA